The following is a genomic window from Solanum stenotomum isolate F172 chromosome 4, ASM1918654v1, whole genome shotgun sequence.
CACGGGAAACCTCAACACTAAATTTGCACCGCACAGGCTTGTGATCACTATCTGTCACTTCCATGCAAGCATCGTACCTATGGCATAAGTGAAATCAGTTTCTACATGGACCAAGAAAGACTTACTTGAAGAAAGCCCTGAGAAATCCTACTGTAAAATGGAAGCAGCTACAGGGCTCCCTAAACTGCACGGCATTGAAGGAGCTGCCCGGCTATCTCGATATAGCACTCTGTCACACCAGGCTGGAATTCGTTTCTTCTCCCCAGAATCATATCCTAAAGTGGAAAGCAAAAATGTCTTTCAGTGCTTTTTGACATTTCATGCATTAAGCAATACAACAATCCAAAAGGGAAATCTTAAACTGGTCCTTGGACATATCTTTATCATAAGAACACTATAGACAGTTTAACTACTCcatccgtttcaatttatttgtctggttttgacttgacactagattcaagaaaataaagaaatttttttgaatcttgtggtcctaaacaTGCCATATGGAAAGTTGccaaaaaagggaagaaacattcttttttaaacggactaaaaaagaaaacaagacaaacaaattgaaacggaaggAGTAATATTTGGTGCAGTGTAAGAAAGTAATATGTTGAGTCACATGTTATAATCATTACAAATATACCTCACCTCCTAATCCTGGTTTCCCCTTGTCAAACTTGTAAGTTGGAGGAAATTTGATGATTGCTTCACGCATCCCTTGGAAAACTTTACCAGCTTTCATTTCTGCTCTTAGTTGATCTTTCTCTCTAAGCCAGTCAAAGCATCTTTGTGAGACGAAGTCCCTTGCTTCATCATAAGATATTCCAAAAAGACGATAATTAAGATCCCCACAGAAAATCATCATATCAGCTTCAGCAAGGTCAGGCTTTCCCTTCCCGGGACTAATTGCTGCAGCCTGAGATAGAGGAAGTCAAGCTTTAGTTCAATAGAAGAAGATAGTATGAAACTGATGAATACAAATACCACGTCATACATCTGTACCACGAAGCATTTGAGCAGCAGATGACACACCAGCTGCAAGAGAGAGGATCCATGGCAGGCCAGAAGAGTAAAGCAGCCACAGTAAATATGTGGAGAAGACAAGAGAGCAAGTCAAAAACAGGTATCGCAGCATACCAGTAACATTGTCAAGAAGGTTAGAAGACCGAGTGAAAGCCATTGTTCTATATATATGGTCAAAATCAGCATTGCGGCGATTGACTGCTTCTAAATGTGCTGCAAAGTGACAGTTCACGAAGCACATAATCCGATCAAATACTCTTAACCTCAAACCGACTCCACCCTGCATTATAATTGTACAACCATGAAACTGTGGCAGTTCATTCCCTTTTCAAAGAAAACGACAATAATATAGATTAGAAGCTGAAGCCcttatatattgttttattgtCTCAATCATCTTCATTACCTCAACTTGAATGAAAACAAATTCTTTATCCAATTTGAACACTTAATAGCTTGATGAATTCTAATGACAAGATCATTGTTTTGTTATACCTCTTAACAGTAAGAAATACTTGCCTTATTACCAATGGCACGTCCTAAACCACATGCAACTGCTGCAACGTCAAGGTCCCCCACATGTACTCGAAGGGTTTTTCTCACCCTAAGTTAAGATTAACGATCAATATTACATAATGTTCAGGAAAGTAATATGAAAGTAATATTTTAGTAGTATGAATAGGCAGGAGCCAGTGGAAGGAAGATGTTGTTTTACGATGCatggttttttttattaagtacAACTTGCATTTCAGCTTAAAATGGAAAATAGCTCATTAAAGTAACCACACTAGTTCTTACCAGATAGCAATAAGCAAGCCAGCTAGTTGCCTTGATCCTACCCTTTCAAAACTTGATCCTTCATCCAAAGTCTTCCCTATTGCATCCAGCCACCATTGTCCACTGGATGTTCCTTCTAGTCCTACCTACAGTACACAGTAGACAAGATCAAGATAGCATAAGGTGTCACTATCCCCATGGGTCCAAATATAAGTATCCCTCAATCGTCAAGATACCTCGTTGAAGTGTGGGACCATTTCATCTAAAAACCTACAATGTTAGAGAGAGCAAatcttttacttatttaattatttttcaataatattaGATCTAAACTCATCTCAACTCTTAGTTATATTGGACTCCGATGTAATATTGTCCACGCTCCAAATGTCTAGCCCTGGCATGGAGGGGATAGAATGTTCCACATCGTCGAGGGAATGTGCTGTAGTTTTCTTATATAAATGGTGTTGGACAATCATCACTTCATcagctagttttttttttatctgagTTAGGTgcaagttcattttctttacgAGATGTAAGGGGTGTACTTTGATAGCTTACAGTTTCTTTTGCTGCAGACATTGCAAGAAAACCTGCTCCCATTTCTACTTCTTGCAACCCAATTACTACAATTTCAACATCCAAAATGGCAGAATTCAGCCAAGTTGCCAGTGCTTCCTGTGAGGTTTTTCCTTCAGCAACATTCCACGTGCCAACCAGAATCTTANgtctgtgacccgccctttggaccaatcacagccttctaaactcggtggataatgggcccgcccctctacccttctccacttaaataccgggcttcgctttgcatggtgtggggcttgaacctgcgacctaagccacaaatcctccaccttttgccacttgagctaggccttgggggccttttgcttatttaattatttttcaatagtATTAGAGCTAAACTCATCTCAACTCTTAGTTATATTGGACTCCGATGTTATATTGTCCACGCTCCAAATGTCTAGCCCTGGCATGCAGGGGATAGAATGTTCCACATTGTCGAGGGAATGTGCTGTAGTTTTCTTAAATAAATGGTGTTGGACAATCATCACTTCATgagctagtttttttttttttttttatctgagTTAGGTGAGGTTCATTTTCTTTACGAGATATAAGGGGTGTACTTTGATAGCTTACAGTTTCTTTTGCTGCAGACATTGCAAGAAAACCTGCTCCCATTTCTACTTCTTGCAACCCAATTACTACAATTTCAACATCCAAAATGGCAGAATTCAGCCAAGTTGCCAGTGCTTCCTGTGAGGTTTTTCCTTCAGCAACATTCCACGTGCCAACCAGAATCTTAAAATTTTCTTGTCTGGTGTATAAATGTCTTTTCTGTGCTCTTTCTGATTGCAATATGTGATCAATAGGTCCTGGAGTGGCGAGGGTCCATCCACGTATACCTCCGTGATTAGCCAAGCTAAAAACATAATCACCCCCAATTGCCATTTTTATTACAGGATCGGTATGAGCAACCCAATTAGCTACCAAGTTCCCTTCAAGGTCCAGGACCTGTACCATACCACTTATATAGCCAACCCATATTCGAGAACCATGAGCACATAAGCATAGAACAGCACAAGGATGATGATGGAAATCTTGCAAACGGTTTCCATTCCCATCCCACTGCACAAGTAAGCCATTTGAACATCCACTCCAAATCATTCCATCAGATGAAAGCACAAGGGCTTCTGTTTTCCTACTATCTTCTGAAGATGCTCCTGACCCCTTTGTTGCAACTCGACGTACAGCACCGGCAGCTCCCATTATAGCATTGCGTGAACGCTGGAAAAAGTTACCTCCTTGtgacttttcttttttagatttGGAGACAGACTTGACATTACTCTCATCTTCCACAGCTTGGTCTGGCACAGATGACATATCAACCCCATTTTCAATCTGACCATCTACATTATACACTTTCAGGAGTTCCCTGGTTCGTGCATCCCTGCAGTTTTTGAACTATCAGAGTAATTAGTGGCTAGGcaattatcaaaaaaagaaagcCTCAACTCTTACCTCTTCTTTTATGTATTAACATAGAACAAATGCATACGTCATATTCATCTGGAAGAAATGTAGAGGAACATACCATAATGAGAAGGATAAAGATCCTGATGCCCACACTTTTGCTCTTACATGATCAGAGAGCAAACACTTCACATCAGAAGATGAGATGCTACATACACCATTAACTGTAACTTGGCTTCTAAGGTTAACAAGTGACCTTTCCACAAGTAAAGAAGCAATATGTGTTTCATCTGATGATAGAGAGAGAGACTTCTGTACTGCTTCCCATGGCCAAACCTTTATGATACCGCCTTCAAATCCAGACCATATATCACCTGGACCAAGAAGAGAGTAGTCATGATAAATCGTTCCTTATCAGGAGCAAAATTAAAGATAAGATAAGTTAGTGAGGTTTCACAGAGACCAGTAAGAGAATATAACAACAGGACTTTGAAGCACAAATTGTTAAGATCAATCCATGAGAAACGAGGCAGACATGGATTTATGGGTTTAAGCTAAAGTGACAGAAACATCCAAGTTGTAACCTGGATAGGTCACTTCAAATGCAGCATTATAAAACTGTGTATTTACATTTTTTGCTAATTGTATGACTTGAAGCACGGTTATGCAAATCATTGGAGAGACCTTTGCACCGATACGATCCATAGCAAGcacacttctttattttttttttttgtttttttgaggAAGATAACTGTGTATTAGTCAGCAGCACAAAGGCTGTGCTGTGAGCCAAACTAGAatccaaaaaacaaaatttatgcCCTTGTTCATCTCACAAGGACTTCAGAAACTCTAGCAATTTCTCAGCTTCATCTACATAGTTtcctttacaccaaaaatgaaatagtaATGTACAATTCATCTTGACTCTTTGAATTGTGCAACTT
Proteins encoded in this region:
- the LOC125861705 gene encoding type I inositol polyphosphate 5-phosphatase 12-like isoform X3, yielding MDGIKENDVHGLDHNPSCTQPAREKVYHKGTHNLIHNNNDGSLREEELYNDGEGSHLVNRKVEGVGVVADGLDDNHHHHQSPLAEFEGTGGGVGSFKVPARAPLHPARPTYLEIRPHPLKETQVGKFLRTIVCSETQLWAGQESGVRVWNFSDQYECGIGIGGRARRGDEDAAPFYESADISPALCLMFDSGNKLIWSGHKDGKIRSWRTDQANSDDSPFKEGLSWNAHRGPVLSLMLSSYGDIWSGFEGGIIKVWPWEAVQKSLSLSSDETHIASLLVERSLVNLRSQVTVNGVCSISSSDVKCLLSDHVRAKVWASGSLSFSLWDARTRELLKVYNVDGQIENGVDMSSVPDQAVEDESNVKSVSKSKKEKSQGGNFFQRSRNAIMGAAGAVRRVATKGSGASSEDSRKTEALVLSSDGMIWSGCSNGLLVQWDGNGNRLQDFHHHPCAVLCLCAHGSRIWVGYISGMVQVLDLEGNLVANWVAHTDPVIKMAIGGDYVFSLANHGGIRGWTLATPGPIDHILQSERAQKRHLYTRQENFKILVGTWNVAEGKTSQEALATWLNSAILDVEIVVIGLQEVEMGAGFLAMSAAKETVGLEGTSSGQWWLDAIGKTLDEGSSFERVGSRQLAGLLIAIWVRKTLRVHVGDLDVAAVACGLGRAIGNKGGVGLRLRVFDRIMCFVNCHFAAHLEAVNRRNADFDHIYRTMAFTRSSNLLDNVTAGVSSAAQMLRGTDAAAISPGKGKPDLAEADMMIFCGDLNYRLFGISYDEARDFVSQRCFDWLREKDQLRAEMKAGKVFQGMREAIIKFPPTYKFDKGKPGLGGYDSGEKKRIPAWCDRVLYRDSRAAPSMPCSLGSPVAASILQYDACMEVTDSDHKPVRCKFSVEVSRVDRSVRRLEFGKIFQYNDKIRSILEELYYIPEVAVSTSQIFLQNQETFSLIITNRSTRQDNVFFQITCQYQSTVDKNKQTSGCRPRDSFCFPRWLKVTPAAGMIKSGEDEEILVHQEEFRNSENIPEVMSPRKWSEETREEEVILMINVKSSGSTKVRTHHVHLSCRFSTDAVCMLSRNSSTRNEGSSHHRSNSSRRNEGSTYQRSNSSIRNEGSSHHRSALQQENVSNGSRRNEGSSHPRSSLQQESTSDMNKYK
- the LOC125861705 gene encoding type I inositol polyphosphate 5-phosphatase 13-like isoform X1 → MDGIKENDVHGLDHNPSCTQPAREKVYHKGTHNLIHNNNDGSLREEELYNDGEGSHLVNRKVEGVGVVADGLDDNHHHHQSPLAEFEGTGGGVGSFKVPARAPLHPARPTYLEIRPHPLKETQVGKFLRTIVCSETQLWAGQESGVRVWNFSDQYECGIGIGGRARRGDEDAAPFYESADISPALCLMFDSGNKLIWSGHKDGKIRSWRTDQANSDDSPFKEGLSWNAHRGPVLSLMLSSYGDIWSGFEGGIIKVWPWEAVQKSLSLSSDETHIASLLVERSLVNLRSQVTVNGVCSISSSDVKCLLSDHVRAKVWASGSLSFSLWDARTRELLKVYNVDGQIENGVDMSSVPDQAVEDESNVKSVSKSKKEKSQGGNFFQRSRNAIMGAAGAVRRVATKGSGASSEDSRKTEALVLSSDGMIWSGCSNGLLVQWDGNGNRLQDFHHHPCAVLCLCAHGSRIWVGYISGMVQVLDLEGNLVANWVAHTDPVIKMAIGGDYVFSLANHGGIRGWTLATPGPIDHILQSERAQKRHLYTRQENFKILVGTWNVAEGKTSQEALATWLNSAILDVEIVVIGLQEVEMGAGFLAMSAAKETVGLEGTSSGQWWLDAIGKTLDEGSSFERVGSRQLAGLLIAIWVRKTLRVHVGDLDVAAVACGLGRAIGNKGGVGLRLRVFDRIMCFVNCHFAAHLEAVNRRNADFDHIYRTMAFTRSSNLLDNVTGMLRYLFLTCSLVFSTYLLWLLYSSGLPWILSLAAGVSSAAQMLRGTDAAAISPGKGKPDLAEADMMIFCGDLNYRLFGISYDEARDFVSQRCFDWLREKDQLRAEMKAGKVFQGMREAIIKFPPTYKFDKGKPGLGGYDSGEKKRIPAWCDRVLYRDSRAAPSMPCSLGSPVAASILQYDACMEVTDSDHKPVRCKFSVEVSRVDRSVRRLEFGKIFQYNDKIRSILEELYYIPEVAVSTSQIFLQNQETFSLIITNRSTRQDNVFFQITCQYQSTVDKNKQTSGCRPRDSFCFPRWLKVTPAAGMIKSGEDEEILVHQEEFRNSENIPEVMSPRKWSEETREEEVILMINVKSSGSTKVRTHHVHLSCRFSTDAVCMLSRNSSTRNEGSSHHRSNSSRRNEGSTYQRSNSSIRNEGSSHHRSALQQENVSNGSRRNEGSSHPRSSLQQESTSDMNKYK
- the LOC125861705 gene encoding type I inositol polyphosphate 5-phosphatase 12-like isoform X2 translates to MDGIKENDVHGLDHNPSCTQPAREKVYHKGTHNLIHNNNDGSLREEELYNDGEGSHLVNRKVEGVGVVADGLDDNHHHHQSPLAEFEGTGGGVGSFKVPARAPLHPARPTYLEIRPHPLKETQVGKFLRTIVCSETQLWAGQESGVRVWNFSDQYECGIGIGGRARRGDEDAAPFYESADISPALCLMFDSGNKLIWSGHKDGKIRSWRTDQANSDDSPFKEGLSWNAHRGPVLSLMLSSYGDIWSGFEGGIIKVWPWEAVQKSLSLSSDETHIASLLVERSLVNLRSQVTVNGVCSISSSDVKCLLSDHVRAKVWASGSLSFSLWDARTRELLKVYNVDGQIENGVDMSSVPDQAVEDESNVKSVSKSKKEKSQGGNFFQRSRNAIMGAAGAVRRVATKGSGASSEDSRKTEALVLSSDGMIWSGCSNGLLVQWDGNGNRLQDFHHHPCAVLCLCAHGSRIWVGYISGMVQVLDLEGNLVANWVAHTDPVIKMAIGGDYVFSLANHGGIRGWTLATPGPIDHILQSERAQKRHLYTRQENFKILVGTWNVAEGKTSQEALATWLNSAILDVEIVVIGLQEVEMGAGFLAMSAAKETVGLEGTSSGQWWLDAIGKTLDEGSSFERVGSRQLAGLLIAIWVRKTLRVHVGDLDVAAVACGLGRAIGNKGGVGLRLRVFDRIMCFVNCHFAAHLEAVNRRNADFDHIYRTMAFTRSSNLLDNVTGMLRYLFLTCSLVFSTYLLWLLYSSGLPWILSLAAGVSSAAQMLRGTDAAAISPGKGKPDLAEADMMIFCGDLNYRLFGISYDEARDFVSQRCFDWLREKDQLRAEMKAGKVFQGMREAIIKFPPTYKFDKGKPGLGGYDSGEKKRIPAWCDRVLYRDSRAAPSMPCSLGSPVAASILQYDACMEVTDSDHKPVRCKFSVEVSRVDRSVRRLEFGKIFQYNDKIRSILEELYYIPEVAVSTSQIFLQNQETFSLIITNRSTRQDNVFFQITCQYQSTVDKNKQTSGCRPRDSFCFPRWLKVTPAAGMIKSGEDEEILVHQEEFRNSENIPEVMSPRKWSEETREEEVILMINVKSSGSTKVRTHHVHLSCRFSTDAVCMLSRNSSTRNEGSSHHRSNSSRRNEGSTYQRSNSSIRNEGSSHHRSSLQQESTSDMNKYK